Proteins encoded together in one Dehalococcoidia bacterium window:
- the gltA gene encoding NADPH-dependent glutamate synthase, which translates to MPKDADAEVQRRLAISRVPINKQDAEVRTKNWDEVFLGFDLDAAKTEAMRCIQCPTAPCQQACPVGNDIPGAFKLLEIGDVNAAAEKFRETSNLPELCGRLCPQERLCEGECVVAFAIRPDMHQEPPVSIGKLEAFVTDYQREHFGVPLPVLPEPSGFRVAIVGAGPAGLAVAEELAKKGHDCTLYDAWPEPGGILLYGIPNFKLSKNVLTYKLAYLEKLGVKFVGNTWVGKDVTIDNLFDRGFDSVFVGTGAGLGGRLAIPGEEMSGIFAATEYLVKGNLLPDQLPESMREPLPPAKDVVVIGGGDTSMDCVRTAVRLGAEHVVCVYRRTESEMLGRTEEREHAKQEGVDFQFLTIPLRFIGDDEGRVTGLECQRMALGEPDESGRRRPIPIPHSEFVLRADTCAIAIGYNADPIINDAAPGVKTNRWNLVEVDRETHMTTRDGVFAGGDNVNGADLVVTALADGRRAATAIDEYLGSLLPKRRR; encoded by the coding sequence ATGCCGAAAGACGCCGACGCCGAGGTCCAGCGCAGGCTGGCGATCTCGCGCGTGCCGATCAACAAGCAGGACGCCGAGGTCCGCACGAAGAACTGGGACGAGGTCTTTCTGGGCTTCGACCTGGACGCGGCGAAGACCGAGGCGATGCGGTGCATCCAGTGTCCGACGGCGCCGTGCCAGCAGGCGTGCCCGGTCGGCAACGACATCCCCGGCGCATTCAAACTGCTCGAGATCGGCGACGTCAACGCGGCCGCCGAGAAATTCCGCGAGACGAGCAACCTGCCGGAGCTGTGCGGCCGTCTCTGCCCGCAGGAGCGCCTGTGCGAGGGCGAGTGCGTCGTGGCGTTCGCGATCCGGCCGGACATGCACCAGGAGCCGCCGGTGTCGATCGGCAAGCTCGAGGCGTTCGTGACAGACTACCAGCGCGAGCACTTCGGCGTGCCGCTGCCGGTGTTGCCGGAGCCGAGCGGCTTCCGCGTGGCGATCGTCGGGGCGGGGCCGGCGGGGCTGGCCGTCGCGGAAGAACTGGCGAAGAAGGGGCACGACTGCACGCTGTACGACGCATGGCCGGAGCCGGGGGGCATCCTGCTGTACGGCATCCCGAACTTCAAGCTGAGCAAGAACGTGCTGACGTACAAGCTCGCGTACCTGGAGAAGCTGGGCGTGAAGTTCGTCGGCAACACGTGGGTCGGCAAAGACGTGACGATCGACAACCTGTTCGACCGCGGGTTCGACTCGGTGTTCGTCGGGACGGGGGCGGGGCTCGGCGGGCGGCTGGCGATCCCGGGCGAAGAGATGTCGGGGATTTTCGCGGCGACGGAGTACCTGGTAAAGGGCAACCTGTTGCCGGACCAGTTGCCGGAGAGCATGCGCGAGCCGCTGCCGCCGGCGAAGGACGTCGTTGTGATCGGCGGCGGCGATACGTCGATGGACTGCGTGCGGACGGCGGTGCGGCTGGGGGCGGAGCACGTCGTGTGCGTGTACCGTCGCACGGAGTCGGAGATGCTCGGCCGCACGGAAGAGCGCGAGCACGCCAAGCAGGAGGGCGTCGACTTCCAGTTCCTGACGATCCCGCTGCGATTCATCGGCGACGACGAGGGGCGGGTGACGGGTCTGGAGTGCCAGCGGATGGCGCTCGGCGAGCCGGACGAGTCGGGGCGGCGGAGGCCGATCCCGATCCCGCACTCGGAGTTTGTGTTGCGCGCCGACACGTGCGCGATCGCGATCGGCTATAACGCCGACCCGATCATCAACGACGCGGCGCCGGGTGTGAAGACAAACCGCTGGAACCTGGTCGAGGTGGACCGCGAGACGCACATGACGACGCGCGACGGTGTATTCGCGGGCGGCGACAACGTCAACGGCGCGGACCTCGTCGTGACGGCGCTTGCGGACGGGCGGCGGGCGGCGACGGCGATCGATGAGTATTTGGGGTCGTTGTTGCCGAAGCGGCGGCGCTAG
- a CDS encoding phosphatase PAP2 family protein, translated as MTSPAVAVARPQSRRSPAFAEKYWRLFAEILFIIPAYAAYQLVRGNVGGQAGTAFDNASRVIHMEKQLGIFHEAFLQQLILPKDWMVDLFNYIYVWGHLPIIIGVAFWLYAWHRHNYAFFRNAFMISGLIALIGFTAVPLAPPRYMPEFGFVDTIVHAQSYYVFQNPKIVNQYAAMPSLHFGWDLLVAFAIFTQTSSRGVRIFAAFMPFLTLGGIVLTANHYFLDAFAGAVVAAAAVCFALALRRIVPRDRFFSFLT; from the coding sequence ATGACTTCCCCCGCCGTCGCCGTCGCGCGACCGCAGTCACGCCGATCGCCCGCGTTCGCGGAGAAGTACTGGCGGCTATTCGCCGAGATACTCTTCATCATCCCCGCCTACGCCGCGTATCAACTCGTCCGCGGCAACGTCGGCGGCCAGGCCGGCACCGCGTTCGATAATGCTTCCCGCGTCATCCACATGGAGAAGCAACTCGGCATCTTCCACGAGGCGTTTCTCCAGCAGTTAATCCTCCCGAAGGACTGGATGGTTGACCTCTTCAACTACATCTATGTCTGGGGCCACCTGCCGATCATCATCGGCGTCGCGTTCTGGCTGTACGCGTGGCATCGCCACAACTACGCGTTTTTCCGCAACGCGTTCATGATCAGCGGCCTCATCGCGCTCATCGGTTTCACCGCCGTGCCGCTCGCGCCGCCGCGCTACATGCCGGAGTTCGGCTTCGTCGATACGATCGTCCACGCGCAGTCGTACTACGTGTTCCAGAACCCGAAGATCGTCAACCAGTACGCTGCCATGCCCAGCCTGCATTTCGGCTGGGACCTGCTCGTCGCGTTCGCGATCTTCACGCAGACCAGCTCGCGCGGCGTCCGCATCTTTGCCGCGTTCATGCCGTTCCTCACGCTCGGCGGCATCGTGCTCACCGCCAACCACTACTTCCTCGATGCCTTTGCCGGGGCTGTAGTCGCTGCCGCCGCCGTCTGCTTCGCCCTGGCACTGCGCCGCATCGTCCCCCGCGACCGCTTCTTCTCGTTCCTGACGTAG
- a CDS encoding aspartate aminotransferase family protein, with protein sequence MDESDIQRLAGYDLSHIIHPQFHVSDHQDAIIYERGEGAVLTDVRGNQFIDGLSSLWNVAVGHGRAELADAAAAQMRTLAFSNAYTGYANVPSIRLTEKLLERVYPNMSGVFYANSGSEANDFAIKAARYFWFASGKPERMKIISRQESYHGGTMAATAITGMAPFHKGFGPEPPGFVQAPTCYPYRCQWCASKSACTLECADNIAATIEREGPDTVAAVIAEPVHGAGGVIPPDPGYWPRLRQICDRYDVLLIADEVITGFGRTGRWFALEHWDVQPDILTFAKAVTSAYVPLSGFIVSQRVHQAILEAPADTKFMLGCTNSAHPTACAVAIGNLQIIEDERLVERAEKMGRRLNDGLAGLIETPHVGDVRGFGLMAAVEVVADKASRAPYAPAQAVGPQLAKAMRDRGVVTRVKGESILLAPPLIVTEDQIDTIVNVTAEAIDAVTGGMAGV encoded by the coding sequence TTGGACGAATCCGACATCCAGCGTCTCGCCGGCTACGACCTCAGCCACATCATCCACCCCCAGTTCCACGTCTCCGACCACCAGGACGCCATCATCTACGAGCGCGGCGAAGGCGCCGTCCTCACCGACGTGCGCGGCAACCAGTTCATCGATGGGCTGTCATCCCTCTGGAACGTCGCCGTCGGCCACGGTCGCGCCGAACTCGCCGATGCCGCCGCCGCGCAGATGCGCACCCTCGCGTTCTCCAACGCCTATACCGGCTACGCAAACGTGCCGTCGATCCGCCTCACCGAAAAACTGCTCGAACGCGTGTACCCCAACATGAGCGGCGTCTTCTACGCCAACAGCGGCTCCGAGGCCAACGACTTCGCCATCAAGGCCGCGCGCTACTTCTGGTTCGCCTCCGGCAAGCCGGAGAGGATGAAGATCATCTCGCGCCAGGAGTCCTATCACGGTGGCACCATGGCCGCGACCGCCATCACCGGCATGGCGCCGTTCCACAAGGGCTTCGGACCCGAACCGCCGGGCTTCGTGCAGGCGCCGACCTGCTACCCGTATCGATGTCAGTGGTGCGCCTCGAAGTCTGCCTGCACGCTCGAATGCGCCGACAACATCGCCGCGACGATCGAGCGCGAGGGCCCCGACACCGTCGCCGCGGTCATCGCCGAGCCGGTGCACGGCGCCGGCGGCGTCATCCCGCCCGATCCCGGCTACTGGCCACGCCTGCGCCAGATCTGCGACCGCTACGACGTGCTGCTCATCGCCGACGAAGTCATCACGGGCTTCGGCCGGACCGGCCGCTGGTTCGCGCTCGAGCACTGGGACGTCCAGCCCGACATTCTTACCTTCGCCAAGGCCGTGACGAGCGCCTACGTGCCGCTGTCCGGCTTCATCGTCTCGCAGCGCGTTCATCAGGCGATCCTCGAAGCTCCCGCCGACACGAAGTTCATGCTCGGCTGCACCAACTCCGCCCACCCGACGGCCTGCGCCGTCGCCATCGGCAACCTGCAGATCATCGAGGATGAGCGCCTCGTCGAACGCGCCGAGAAAATGGGCCGCCGCCTCAACGACGGCCTGGCGGGCCTCATCGAGACGCCGCACGTCGGCGACGTCCGCGGCTTCGGCCTTATGGCCGCCGTCGAAGTCGTCGCCGATAAGGCGTCGCGGGCGCCCTATGCGCCGGCGCAAGCCGTCGGCCCGCAGCTCGCGAAGGCCATGCGCGACCGGGGCGTCGTCACGCGCGTCAAAGGCGAAAGCATCCTCCTCGCCCCGCCCCTCATCGTCACCGAAGATCAAATCGACACGATTGTGAACGTCACCGCCGAAGCCATCGACGCCGTCACGGGGGGCATGGCGGGCGTATGA
- a CDS encoding UDP-N-acetylmuramoyl-L-alanyl-D-glutamate--2,6-diaminopimelate ligase, with the protein MTTRTSSELPAWFEGLHEARLVSGAPADASGVHHDSRTVTESAVFVAIPGLTADGNTFIPAAIARGARFVVVQENLRDVWQPYVNEDVAFVAVPDARIALAQAAAGFYGHPARSMGVIGVTGTDGKTTTTHLAAHVLNAAGQRAGYLSSVEFGVGGHAELNASHMTTLEATEVQRHLARIRDASGRYAVVEASSIGLDLHRVDQCEFDVGVFTNLAPDHLDYHGSMGAYRDAKALLFRMLGESVEKGVGRAAILNADDPASEEIARVTTVPVITYGLDRRANLTAHDITRDGWGTRFTARMFGEAVEGYMRLLGEYNVANGLAAVAAAVSQNVAFTDAVYALQSFVGVPGRMELIDEGQPFRVVVDIASTEQAMRNVLRMLAELTSGRIVVVFGAAGERDPARRRGIARAVAEVAEFAVITNEDPRTEDPEIIVDEIASSLKAKGWTEGRKFVRELDRRQAIGLAFKRAERDDTVLLAGKGTEPSIVIGNTHWPWDERRIARELLRDSLDV; encoded by the coding sequence GTGACGACCCGCACTTCGTCCGAACTGCCAGCCTGGTTCGAAGGCCTCCACGAAGCTCGCCTCGTGTCCGGCGCCCCCGCCGATGCCAGCGGCGTCCATCACGATAGCCGCACCGTCACCGAATCCGCGGTCTTCGTCGCCATCCCCGGCCTCACCGCCGATGGCAACACGTTCATTCCCGCCGCCATCGCCCGAGGCGCACGATTCGTGGTCGTGCAGGAAAACCTGCGCGACGTCTGGCAACCCTACGTGAACGAGGACGTCGCCTTCGTCGCCGTGCCAGACGCCCGGATCGCGCTCGCTCAGGCCGCCGCCGGCTTCTACGGCCACCCCGCCCGGTCGATGGGCGTGATCGGCGTCACCGGCACCGATGGCAAGACCACCACCACCCACCTCGCGGCGCACGTGCTCAACGCCGCCGGCCAGCGCGCTGGCTACCTCAGCAGCGTCGAGTTCGGCGTCGGCGGCCATGCCGAGCTGAATGCGTCGCACATGACGACCCTCGAGGCGACCGAAGTCCAGCGCCACCTCGCGCGAATCCGCGATGCCTCCGGCCGCTATGCCGTCGTCGAAGCGTCGTCGATCGGCCTCGACCTCCACCGTGTGGACCAGTGCGAGTTCGATGTCGGCGTCTTCACGAACCTGGCGCCGGACCATCTGGACTATCACGGCAGCATGGGCGCCTATCGAGACGCGAAGGCGTTGCTCTTCCGCATGCTCGGCGAGTCCGTCGAGAAGGGCGTGGGCAGAGCCGCGATTCTCAACGCCGATGACCCGGCGTCCGAGGAGATCGCGAGGGTCACGACCGTGCCCGTGATCACCTATGGGCTCGACAGGCGGGCAAACCTCACTGCACATGACATAACACGCGACGGCTGGGGTACGCGCTTCACCGCGCGCATGTTCGGCGAAGCGGTCGAGGGGTACATGCGGCTCCTCGGCGAGTACAACGTCGCGAACGGCCTCGCCGCCGTTGCCGCCGCCGTCTCCCAGAACGTCGCCTTCACCGATGCTGTCTACGCGCTCCAGAGCTTCGTCGGCGTGCCCGGCCGCATGGAGCTGATCGATGAAGGGCAGCCGTTCCGCGTCGTCGTCGACATCGCCTCGACGGAGCAGGCGATGCGCAACGTGCTGCGCATGCTCGCCGAACTCACGAGTGGACGTATCGTCGTCGTCTTTGGCGCCGCCGGCGAGCGCGACCCCGCGCGTCGCCGTGGTATCGCCCGCGCCGTCGCCGAGGTCGCCGAGTTCGCCGTCATCACGAACGAAGACCCCCGCACCGAAGATCCGGAGATCATCGTCGATGAGATCGCCTCCTCGCTCAAGGCGAAGGGTTGGACAGAGGGACGCAAGTTCGTCCGCGAGCTTGACCGGCGCCAGGCGATCGGCCTCGCCTTTAAGCGGGCGGAGCGCGACGACACCGTCCTGCTCGCCGGCAAGGGCACGGAGCCGTCCATCGTCATCGGGAATACGCACTGGCCCTGGGACGAACGGCGCATCGCCCGGGAGTTGCTGCGTGACTCGCTTGACGTATAA
- a CDS encoding malate dehydrogenase has translation MAGRKKVTVVGGGMTGGAIAQRIVERNIADVVIQDDPQYAQTLHHGKALDETQAASWLGFEAKITGADGWDETAGSDVVVITAGAPRKPGMTREELLNGNADIVREKAKQAAKASPNAAMIIFSNPMDAMCHVALEASGFPRERVIGQGGALDTARYRAFLSMETGVSVRDVHAYVLGGHTDTTMVPVVSQARIGGLPLTSLLSQDQIDAIVARTMRGGAEIGELMKVSSAYYAPSAATVTMVEAILLDEERLIPSAVLCKGEYGIRDIVCGVMCRLGAGGIKHTYETPVSDDEASKIRKAADATKELIALLN, from the coding sequence ATGGCAGGACGGAAGAAAGTGACGGTCGTCGGCGGCGGCATGACGGGCGGTGCGATCGCCCAACGGATCGTCGAGCGGAACATCGCCGACGTGGTGATCCAGGACGACCCGCAGTACGCGCAGACGCTGCATCACGGCAAAGCGCTCGACGAGACGCAGGCGGCATCGTGGTTGGGGTTCGAGGCGAAGATCACAGGCGCGGACGGCTGGGACGAGACCGCGGGCTCCGACGTCGTCGTCATCACGGCCGGGGCGCCGCGCAAGCCGGGGATGACGCGCGAAGAGTTGCTGAACGGCAACGCCGACATCGTGCGCGAGAAGGCGAAGCAGGCGGCGAAGGCTTCGCCGAACGCCGCGATGATCATCTTTTCGAACCCGATGGACGCGATGTGCCACGTGGCGCTGGAAGCCTCGGGGTTCCCGCGCGAGCGCGTGATCGGCCAGGGCGGCGCGCTCGACACTGCGCGCTATCGCGCGTTTCTGTCGATGGAGACAGGCGTGTCGGTGCGCGACGTACACGCGTACGTACTGGGCGGCCACACAGACACGACGATGGTGCCGGTCGTGTCGCAGGCGCGCATCGGCGGGCTGCCGCTGACATCGCTGCTGTCGCAGGACCAGATCGACGCGATCGTCGCGCGGACGATGCGTGGCGGCGCCGAGATCGGCGAGCTGATGAAGGTGTCGAGCGCGTACTACGCGCCATCGGCGGCGACGGTCACGATGGTCGAAGCGATCCTGCTCGACGAGGAGCGGCTGATCCCGTCGGCGGTGCTCTGCAAGGGCGAATACGGCATTCGCGACATCGTCTGCGGCGTGATGTGCCGGCTGGGCGCCGGAGGCATCAAGCACACGTACGAGACGCCGGTGAGCGACGACGAAGCGTCGAAGATCCGGAAGGCGGCGGACGCGACGAAGGAACTGATCGCGCTGTTGAACTAG
- a CDS encoding fumarate hydratase translates to MATDTSTRVRDLHVDEITRTVAELCQRATHELPDDVVAGLKKAQTTEKSPLAQQVLIDIVENVELAKRDMIPLCQDTGTTVVMVDIGQDVHIVGGSLQDAINAGVSKGYTEGYLRASMVAHPFSSRVNTKDNTPAVIHTEIVPGDGFGITVVPKGGGCENMSRLQIMLPSRGKDGITEFVLRTIEESGGNPCPPLVVGVGVGGSAEYCMLLAKKAITRPVGQPSDDPETAEFERELLEKVNALGVGPQAVGGTNTAMAVNIETYPTHITSLPVAVNLQCHSARSKRAEL, encoded by the coding sequence ATGGCCACCGATACGAGCACGCGCGTGCGCGACCTCCACGTCGACGAGATCACGCGGACGGTCGCCGAGCTATGCCAGAGGGCGACGCACGAACTGCCGGACGACGTCGTCGCGGGGCTGAAGAAAGCGCAGACGACCGAGAAGTCGCCGCTGGCGCAGCAGGTGCTGATCGACATCGTCGAGAACGTGGAGCTGGCGAAGCGCGACATGATCCCGCTGTGCCAGGACACGGGCACGACCGTCGTCATGGTGGACATCGGCCAGGACGTACACATCGTCGGCGGGTCGCTGCAGGACGCGATCAATGCCGGCGTGTCGAAGGGGTACACCGAGGGCTACCTGCGCGCATCGATGGTGGCGCACCCGTTTTCGTCGCGGGTCAATACGAAAGACAACACGCCGGCGGTGATTCACACGGAGATCGTCCCGGGCGACGGGTTCGGCATCACGGTGGTGCCGAAGGGCGGCGGCTGCGAGAACATGAGCCGGCTGCAGATCATGCTGCCCTCGCGCGGCAAGGACGGCATCACGGAGTTCGTGTTGCGGACGATCGAGGAGTCGGGCGGCAATCCATGTCCGCCGCTGGTCGTCGGGGTGGGCGTCGGGGGGTCGGCGGAGTACTGCATGCTGCTGGCGAAGAAGGCGATCACGCGCCCGGTGGGGCAGCCGAGCGACGACCCGGAGACGGCGGAGTTCGAGCGGGAGTTGTTGGAGAAGGTGAATGCGCTGGGCGTCGGGCCGCAGGCGGTGGGCGGCACGAACACGGCGATGGCGGTGAACATCGAGACGTATCCGACGCACATCACGTCGCTGCCGGTGGCGGTGAACCTGCAGTGTCACAGCGCGCGGTCGAAGCGTGCGGAGCTGTGA
- a CDS encoding GNAT family N-acetyltransferase yields MSTDAAAKEPRAQSADGAPLPALTMRAATAEDVDGLVALVNAAYRKTEGHVFPGTTRTERGDLLEQVDRIIVAEADGRPVGCMYFAIEGERGHFGILAADVSMHGRGIGSALIAHAETLARAASCRTMHMEAVKEANLIPYYERRGYHVVRETLGSEWNDGADWGAAIAWHMVDMAKTL; encoded by the coding sequence GTGAGTACGGACGCCGCGGCGAAGGAGCCTCGCGCGCAGAGTGCGGATGGCGCGCCGCTGCCTGCCCTCACCATGCGCGCCGCGACGGCCGAGGACGTGGATGGGCTGGTGGCGCTGGTGAACGCGGCGTATCGCAAGACGGAAGGCCACGTCTTTCCCGGCACGACGCGCACGGAGCGCGGTGACCTGCTCGAGCAGGTCGACCGAATCATCGTCGCGGAGGCGGACGGGCGGCCTGTCGGCTGCATGTACTTCGCGATCGAGGGCGAGCGCGGGCACTTCGGCATTCTGGCGGCGGATGTGAGCATGCATGGGCGCGGCATTGGTTCGGCGCTGATCGCGCACGCGGAGACGCTGGCGCGGGCGGCGAGCTGCCGGACGATGCACATGGAGGCGGTGAAGGAAGCGAACCTGATCCCGTACTACGAACGTCGCGGCTATCACGTCGTGCGCGAGACGCTGGGGAGTGAATGGAACGACGGCGCGGACTGGGGCGCGGCGATCGCGTGGCACATGGTGGATATGGCGAAGACGTTGTGA
- a CDS encoding cupin domain-containing protein, with protein MNDVVIVRPAERDASTAQTAGMSRVAGVAASTCGASGVWMGEVVTEPGFQSGAHHHGDVESAIYVVSGTIRFRWGARLEHSADGLAGDFIFVPANVVHTEANTSEREPLVLIVARGGQENVVVNVDLVG; from the coding sequence ATGAATGACGTGGTGATCGTGCGGCCGGCCGAGCGTGACGCGTCGACGGCGCAGACCGCGGGGATGTCGCGGGTGGCCGGGGTGGCGGCGAGCACGTGCGGCGCTTCCGGGGTGTGGATGGGCGAGGTGGTAACGGAGCCGGGGTTCCAGTCGGGCGCGCACCATCACGGCGATGTCGAGAGCGCGATCTACGTCGTGAGCGGTACGATCCGCTTTCGCTGGGGCGCGCGTCTCGAGCACAGCGCCGACGGCCTGGCGGGAGACTTCATCTTCGTGCCGGCGAACGTCGTGCATACGGAGGCGAACACGTCGGAGCGGGAGCCGCTGGTGTTGATCGTGGCGCGGGGCGGGCAGGAGAACGTGGTGGTGAACGTCGATCTGGTCGGTTAG
- a CDS encoding Fe-S-containing hydro-lyase, with translation MAIVRENGEIKAYPPFTEDDVAQLRAGEHVKFYGTIYTARDAAHRRMIQGLDEGKPLPMDITGQVIYYVGPSPARPGRVIGSAGPTTSMRLDPFTPRLLQEGLKVIIGKGGRGSVVKQALQDNKAVYLLAIGGAGALLSKTIKSMDVIAYEDLGTESIKKLEVDGFPAIVCCDMYGGDLLLAGKEQYRDQAVLGSYESVPPAEKAG, from the coding sequence ATGGCGATTGTGCGGGAGAACGGCGAGATCAAGGCGTACCCGCCGTTCACGGAGGATGACGTCGCGCAGTTGCGGGCGGGCGAGCATGTGAAGTTCTACGGCACGATCTACACGGCGCGCGATGCGGCGCATCGGCGCATGATCCAGGGTCTCGACGAGGGCAAGCCGCTGCCGATGGACATCACGGGACAGGTCATCTACTACGTCGGGCCGTCGCCGGCGCGCCCGGGGCGTGTCATCGGTTCGGCGGGGCCGACGACGTCGATGCGGCTCGATCCGTTCACGCCGCGACTGCTGCAAGAAGGCTTGAAGGTGATCATCGGCAAGGGCGGCCGCGGGTCGGTGGTGAAGCAGGCGTTGCAGGACAACAAGGCGGTGTATCTGCTCGCGATCGGCGGCGCGGGGGCGCTGCTGTCGAAGACGATCAAGAGCATGGACGTGATCGCGTACGAGGACCTTGGCACGGAGTCGATCAAGAAGCTCGAGGTCGATGGGTTTCCGGCGATCGTGTGCTGCGACATGTACGGCGGCGACCTGCTGCTGGCGGGCAAGGAGCAGTATCGCGACCAGGCGGTGCTGGGGAGCTACGAGTCGGTGCCGCCGGCGGAGAAGGCAGGGTGA
- a CDS encoding DinB family protein: protein MSELVKYLAGEVRAMHGLYDRVLVDVTDEQANAVPEGGHQNLAFSLWHYVRTEDNIVQFVIQRQPTVWMRDGWHGKFGLDAKSQGTGFSDDEARALRINGMAEFRQYTSDVFRATEAYIAALSDDESARKIVVKPLGEMTILQCMSGMVMTHGYRHLGEIEFAKGLVAAKGGATI, encoded by the coding sequence GTGAGTGAGTTGGTGAAGTACCTGGCGGGGGAGGTCCGGGCGATGCACGGGCTGTACGACCGTGTGCTCGTTGATGTGACCGACGAGCAAGCGAACGCGGTACCGGAGGGCGGGCATCAGAACCTGGCGTTTTCGTTGTGGCATTACGTGCGCACCGAGGACAACATCGTGCAGTTCGTGATCCAGCGGCAGCCGACGGTGTGGATGCGCGACGGCTGGCACGGCAAGTTCGGGCTGGACGCGAAGTCGCAGGGCACGGGGTTCAGCGATGACGAAGCGCGGGCACTGCGCATCAACGGCATGGCGGAGTTTCGCCAGTACACGAGCGACGTGTTCCGCGCGACCGAGGCGTACATCGCTGCGCTGAGCGATGACGAGAGCGCGCGCAAGATCGTCGTGAAGCCGCTGGGCGAGATGACGATCCTGCAGTGCATGAGCGGGATGGTGATGACGCACGGATACCGGCACCTGGGCGAGATCGAGTTCGCGAAGGGGCTGGTGGCGGCGAAGGGCGGGGCGACGATCTAG